CCGGTACAGAGAAATCCTCAATCTTAGCATTAGGATTATCCAACGCAGTTGCCGACTTTAATCCCTTACCTTACGTACCAACAGAATTAGATGCTATAGTCCGTCAAAAACCAGAAGATCCCAAAGGAATTTACCCAGGACTAGAATTTCTCAACCAAACATTTGACTTTAAAGCATTAAGAGATAACTTAACCGGACGCAATATTTTACACATCGCCACACATGGAAAATTCGTTCCCGGAAGTCCCGATGCTTCCTATCTCCTATTAGGAAATGGTGCTAAATTAACCATTCCCGACATTCAAAAATTGCAAGGATTAAGCAACATTCACTTAGTAGTCCTCTCCGCCTGTGAAACCGCCTTGGGAGGGCCAAACGCCGAAGGAATAGAAATTTCTGGACTAAGTTATTATTTCCTCAATGGTGGCGCAAAATCAGTCATGGCTTCCCTTTGGCAAGTAAACGATGGTAGCACTAGTCAACTAATGCAAAACTTTTACAGTAACTTAGCAAATAATACCAACGACACCGCCATTACAAAAGCCGCCGCCCTTCGTCAAGCCCAACTCAAATTTTTACGAAGTAATGAATCAGCAGATAACATAGCCCAGCGTGGCATTACCACCGCCCAACCAGTAAAATCAAACTTATCTCATCCTTACTATTGGGCACCTTTTGTGTTAATTGGTAATAGCCGATAGTTGCAATAAATAACTTTTTTGTAACAGCTTGTAAAAGACTTGCCAGATAAGTCACTAATCGTTCTATCGTGAATGATTAGAACCATATTGCCCTTCAGTTTAATTACTATCAAACACAAAAAGATGATAGAAAAAATATTGCTGGCTAACTCTGGAACAGGTCACACAGAAGAAATGCTGAAAGCTTTAATGGAAATTCCTGCCATTAAACCAGCTTCAGTCACCGTCTTGCACGTTGTTCCTCCCCAAGTCAATGCTGATGAAATGACAACCAAGTGGGAAGAAGGAGGTAAGTTTCTAGCCACTGCGATTCAAAGCTTACAATTAGACCCTAACCACGTCACTGCGATGCTGCGACAAGGCGATCCCAAAACTACAGTCTGCGAAGTCGCTGACGAAATTAACGCAGATTTAATTGTAATGGGTTCTCGTGGCTTAAAGCGCCTAGAGTCAATTTTGGAGAATTCTGTCAGTCAATACGTTTTCCAATTGTCTAACCGTCCAATGTTGCTGGTGAAGGACGATATTTACGTCAAAAAACTTAACAAAGTTATGATCGCGCTGGATGCTTCAGAAGCCGCCAAACAATGCTTAAAGCTAGCTTTGTTCCTCCTCCGCGATGTCAAAGGCGGTCAACTGGTTTTGGCCCATGTTAACGCTAAAGGTCAAGAAACCCCTGCTGCTGTTGAGTCAGCATTAGCTAGCGCCACTGCGGAAGCCAAGAAATTTGGTCTTAGTTGTAAAACTGTCAGTGCTAGCGGTAAAGCAGGTGAACAAATTTGTAACCTTGCTGAAGAAAATAATGT
The nucleotide sequence above comes from Phormidium ambiguum IAM M-71. Encoded proteins:
- a CDS encoding universal stress protein; this encodes MIEKILLANSGTGHTEEMLKALMEIPAIKPASVTVLHVVPPQVNADEMTTKWEEGGKFLATAIQSLQLDPNHVTAMLRQGDPKTTVCEVADEINADLIVMGSRGLKRLESILENSVSQYVFQLSNRPMLLVKDDIYVKKLNKVMIALDASEAAKQCLKLALFLLRDVKGGQLVLAHVNAKGQETPAAVESALASATAEAKKFGLSCKTVSASGKAGEQICNLAEENNVDLLMLGSPDRRPSIAKALPDLDRLLGTSLSDYVRVYAPCPVLLARTVG